The genome window AACAATTCCGCACTCACCGGTCCGGCGGCGTGCGGAATCTCATACTGTTCCAGGATCGCGCGCGTGGCCGGTGCCGGAACCGGAAGGCGGCCGTGCGAAGTCGGCGGTGTTTGTCCGCCCCCCACCCGAACCGGGGCGACACAGGTGACGCGTTCGAGATCCACGGCCAGATACTGCAACGCCCACGCAGCGCCGACCACGTCGACCAGGATGTCCTGCGCTTCGTGAAGTTGCCCGCCACCCGGGTGCGCGTGTGGCTCTCCACGCCGGTGCAATTCAAGATGGTCACTACCGGCGAGCCAGCCGTCGTTGCCCCGCCCGACATTTTCGAACGAATCACCCGGATCGCCATCGAGCGATTGGATATAGGGCTTGATGTCGAGAATTGGTGTGCCGTCGAACAGATCGAGCGAATCGGTGTAAAGGCGCGCACCTTCGATTCGCCTCAACCGGACGCGGGTCAAGCCGATGGGGCTCGGGCGGTTGGGGGAACGCGTGGCGAACAAGCCGTAGCGGCGAGCGTCGTTCTTCCATGGCGGCCGCAGCGACATGCTGTAACCGGGCGAGCGTTCCAGGTAAGACAAAACAAACACGTGCGAAAAGGAATCGAGTCCGGCGAGACCGGCGGCAAAATCGGGCTCGATTTCGATAAAGAAATTCTCCGCCCCCGATTGGTTCTCCGTGGATGGTTGATACGGCGCCTGCTCGTGATAGGGAGTGTGCGCGGTGCCGACGGCCGTCAACCCGATCGTATTCGAGTCATTGTTCTGCACCGGACCGAGAATGTCGTGGGCAACGCGTTCGGCCCGGCAAAGGATCGCCAGCGCGCGATGCGCGAACCCCGCGTACCCGCCGCGTATGTCGGTTTGCCGCAACGCCTCTTCCAAATGATCGGGCGCCTCGGCAATGGGCATCGGCGAAGTCGACACCGCGTCCACGGTGATTTGTCTCGCTCGTGCGCCGTCGTCCACGTCCCCATGTGCGACTTTGACTCGGGCGTCGCCCAAAAACGTCGCCGCCGTCTCCATGGCCGCGATCGTATCTTTTTCCGGCGCCCCCAGCGCCAGCAGCGCCGCCGCGAACATGTCGCCGGCCATGCCCATGCTCGGCTCGATCCAGAGTCGACGCCGGGGCGTCGGGCCGCGCCCAGGTGAATCCTCCGATGGTGGCGGCATCCGACGGTTGCTCATATTTCCTGTCTCACCGCGAGACCCTGCGCAAACGCGGTTTCGATGTTGGCGGGATCGAAGGCGTCGCCGATCACTTGGAGCTTGCCGACGAGGCGACCGGGGGTTGGCCGATCACTTTCGGATTTGCGGCGCGCCCGCCGTGATTGCTGTTGAATTATGGTTTTTGCCTCGCTCGTTTTTGGTTGCCTACAGCGCACCGTTTTTCACGACACCAGTTGATTCGCCATGGCCGCCGGAAGGCCGACAAACATACGGTCACGCGTCAGGCAACCGCCGTCGCGCGATGTGTCGCAACCCAGCGCTATCGTCATGTCTTGCTTTTGCAACGCGCCAACGATCACGGTGCCGCAGATAGAAACGACGCTCGAAATCTCGGGTTGGAAGCTCTTTTCGAAGCGAGTCTGGTATGCACGCACGACGGCCATAACCTGGTCCGGTTGCAGGCGCGCGACCCAAACTTCCGGGTTGTCTTGAATCCCGATGCCGATGGATCCGGCTTCTACCTCGCAATGCGGGGTCCGTTCGACAACTTGCTCGGCATAGGTGCGCGAGAAACCGTGTTGCTTGATCGTCTGCTCGACGATGCCCTGTTTGTTTTCACCGCCGCAACCAAAGGCGAAACGCGCCCCGACGCAGGACAGTTCGCGGGGCTTGAGCAGGACCTTCCCGATGGAGGCGGT of Candidatus Lernaella stagnicola contains these proteins:
- the tsaA gene encoding tRNA (N6-threonylcarbamoyladenosine(37)-N6)-methyltransferase TrmO — protein: MPPPSEDSPGRGPTPRRRLWIEPSMGMAGDMFAAALLALGAPEKDTIAAMETAATFLGDARVKVAHGDVDDGARARQITVDAVSTSPMPIAEAPDHLEEALRQTDIRGGYAGFAHRALAILCRAERVAHDILGPVQNNDSNTIGLTAVGTAHTPYHEQAPYQPSTENQSGAENFFIEIEPDFAAGLAGLDSFSHVFVLSYLERSPGYSMSLRPPWKNDARRYGLFATRSPNRPSPIGLTRVRLRRIEGARLYTDSLDLFDGTPILDIKPYIQSLDGDPGDSFENVGRGNDGWLAGSDHLELHRRGEPHAHPGGGQLHEAQDILVDVVGAAWALQYLAVDLERVTCVAPVRVGGGQTPPTSHGRLPVPAPATRAILEQYEIPHAAGPVSAELFTPTGAAILAALSPVYVTQMPEATNAMDAGVGLGQKVFSTAYPNALRLFLDPKSDRVS
- a CDS encoding DUF169 domain-containing protein, with protein sequence MKPLEEKFGGRWFGISIFGLDVACKDDFNCPQVSNVCEALKTASIGKVLLKPRELSCVGARFAFGCGGENKQGIVEQTIKQHGFSRTYAEQVVERTPHCEVEAGSIGIGIQDNPEVWVARLQPDQVMAVVRAYQTRFEKSFQPEISSVVSICGTVIVGALQKQDMTIALGCDTSRDGGCLTRDRMFVGLPAAMANQLVS